From the Alkalibacter rhizosphaerae genome, one window contains:
- a CDS encoding sensor histidine kinase: protein MKNIIRNIWLKVLVFVLAAGFLTFSVLQVQTWLYLDLSPQLLWTQTYEESLFEEDLNETLYSLSYFLETGDEDSIPADAEFDYRIERGEQILTNMDTDDPAYFKDLPKGHYELEDNRWVAKGNALDAVEIHYPSITSDAVVYVGFSANFFKNQEAGFQSQKSLAMELFRNAALGLGAFLVLLVFLLTVAGKKPDGDDIHLCFFDRIYSDLLLIPFVIVGFFWLAGMDALQTYGYRELILSARQKSYLILVGVLTFAAALAFGTLLLSWVRKGKKGNLLKHSLIYQVFHGSWSFFTSFLDGRRFQQFPLTKSLFYRQWIFIGASFMMVFLFLILLSTGPSLFWIPIATEGVLIYLYVKYNNKTYEAINLGFNESLEEQMKAERMKVALVTNVSHDLKTPLTSIISYTDLLSKEENLSENAKEYIQILSEKSNRLKKIVADLFDLAKSTTGNIQVNLESLDLKTLLQQAVADMDDEIRSSQATLRTSFPEEGAPILSDGNKLYRVIQNLMDNALKYSMPGTRIFLDLTTNQDESIVSLKNTAGYEMDFTKEEILQRFNRGDSSRTTEGSGLGLSIAESFTKVCGGDFDLEIDGDQFKITLRFPIRKTIDGSL from the coding sequence TTGAAAAATATCATTCGTAACATTTGGCTGAAAGTATTAGTTTTTGTGCTGGCTGCAGGATTTTTGACTTTTTCCGTCCTTCAAGTCCAGACATGGCTTTATCTGGACCTGTCACCCCAGTTGTTGTGGACCCAAACCTATGAGGAAAGTCTCTTTGAAGAGGATCTGAACGAGACGCTATATTCATTAAGTTATTTCCTGGAAACCGGCGATGAGGACAGCATCCCTGCAGATGCAGAATTTGATTACCGTATCGAACGCGGAGAGCAGATCCTTACCAACATGGATACGGATGATCCTGCTTATTTCAAAGATCTTCCCAAGGGACACTATGAGCTGGAGGACAACAGATGGGTTGCAAAGGGAAATGCCCTGGATGCAGTGGAGATCCACTATCCATCCATAACCAGCGACGCCGTCGTTTACGTCGGTTTCTCCGCCAATTTCTTTAAAAACCAGGAGGCTGGCTTCCAATCCCAAAAGAGCCTTGCCATGGAACTTTTCCGCAACGCCGCCCTTGGACTTGGCGCCTTCCTTGTACTTTTGGTATTTCTCCTGACCGTAGCCGGCAAAAAACCGGATGGGGACGACATCCACCTATGCTTTTTTGATCGGATCTATTCGGACCTGCTCCTGATCCCCTTTGTTATCGTCGGTTTTTTCTGGCTGGCAGGAATGGACGCTCTTCAAACCTACGGGTACAGGGAACTGATCCTCTCTGCCAGGCAAAAATCTTACCTGATTCTGGTGGGGGTCCTCACCTTCGCAGCCGCCCTAGCCTTTGGAACGCTCCTCTTGTCCTGGGTGCGAAAAGGAAAGAAGGGCAATTTGCTGAAACATTCGCTGATTTACCAGGTTTTTCATGGTTCATGGAGTTTTTTTACTAGTTTCCTGGACGGTCGCCGGTTTCAGCAGTTCCCCTTGACCAAATCCCTCTTCTATCGACAATGGATCTTTATCGGGGCGAGTTTTATGATGGTATTTTTGTTTTTGATTTTATTATCTACAGGACCCTCTCTCTTCTGGATCCCTATCGCAACGGAAGGGGTGTTGATCTACCTTTATGTAAAATACAACAACAAGACTTATGAAGCCATCAACCTGGGCTTCAACGAAAGCCTGGAAGAGCAGATGAAGGCGGAACGGATGAAAGTGGCCCTGGTCACCAATGTGTCCCATGATTTGAAAACGCCATTAACTTCCATCATCAGTTATACGGACCTCTTGTCCAAAGAGGAAAACCTGTCGGAAAATGCAAAAGAATACATCCAGATCCTTTCGGAAAAATCCAACCGATTAAAAAAAATCGTGGCCGATCTGTTCGATCTGGCAAAAAGCACTACAGGAAACATTCAAGTCAACCTGGAATCATTGGATTTGAAGACCTTGCTGCAACAGGCTGTTGCCGACATGGACGATGAGATCCGTTCCTCCCAGGCAACCCTGCGCACCAGCTTCCCGGAGGAGGGTGCACCCATCCTGTCCGACGGAAACAAGTTGTACCGGGTCATTCAAAACCTGATGGACAATGCTTTAAAGTACAGCATGCCCGGCACTCGAATCTTCTTGGACCTGACGACAAACCAAGATGAATCGATCGTTTCCCTGAAAAATACCGCCGGATACGAAATGGATTTTACAAAAGAGGAGATCCTCCAGCGCTTCAACCGGGGGGATTCTTCAAGAACAACGGAAGGCAGCGGCCTGGGCCTGTCCATCGCAGAAAGCTTCACCAAAGTCTGCGGCGGCGATTTCGATCTGGAGATCGATGGAGACCAGTTTAAGATCACGTTGCGTTTTCCAATAAGAAAAACGATTGATGGTTCATTGTAA
- a CDS encoding uroporphyrinogen decarboxylase family protein, with the protein MTQRPDNPQQMKEYRTKLFEDLFTGVIPDRIPVKDAVGLEFLIQYSGRDLMTTQYQYSTELLVDIFEKGREICRGDTPVSAFARDPIGLMFQKSSLMEMSKSGFIQHAEKSVMDAEDYDEFIKNPYDFVLEVLQPRINKGYDNDVNRAHNYAKSLLSGMEQGRAFGEAEATMVERYGLFRRPFGSVGMQIVPFDFITDMYRGFSKIPMDMRRCPEKLLEALEAIMPYAIWLGKPNVINPLGCNMIMTHMAAFLSTEQFEKFYFPTFNKVCHIAAEQGQPMQIFLEGDWTRFIDHLQELPQGTQLWMEYGDPQKFKDKLGKKMVLGGFYPLTLLGNGTKQQCIDKAKELIDILAPGGNYQFITDKSALALGDVNPENYVAVLEYILENGKYDNAGELVTTEKKEDSIQKYSHLYPKFESKYVESFEELTKDHPPADPRVEPLMRAAHEKYQNMIDRSRL; encoded by the coding sequence ATGACACAACGACCCGATAACCCCCAGCAGATGAAAGAGTACAGAACCAAGTTGTTTGAAGATCTCTTTACCGGTGTGATCCCCGATCGCATTCCTGTAAAAGATGCGGTGGGACTGGAATTTTTGATCCAGTACTCCGGAAGAGACCTGATGACCACCCAGTATCAGTACAGTACTGAATTGCTTGTCGATATTTTTGAGAAAGGACGAGAGATCTGCAGAGGAGACACCCCCGTCAGTGCTTTTGCAAGGGATCCCATCGGACTGATGTTCCAAAAATCCAGTTTGATGGAAATGAGCAAATCCGGATTCATTCAACACGCGGAAAAATCGGTCATGGATGCAGAAGATTACGACGAATTCATCAAAAACCCTTATGATTTTGTGTTGGAAGTACTCCAGCCCAGGATCAACAAGGGATACGACAACGACGTCAACCGTGCCCATAATTATGCAAAATCCCTTCTTTCCGGTATGGAGCAGGGAAGGGCATTCGGTGAGGCGGAAGCTACTATGGTCGAAAGATATGGGTTGTTCAGACGGCCTTTTGGCAGTGTAGGCATGCAGATCGTCCCATTCGATTTTATAACCGACATGTATCGTGGATTCTCCAAGATCCCCATGGATATGAGACGTTGTCCGGAGAAGCTGCTGGAGGCATTGGAAGCCATTATGCCTTATGCCATTTGGCTGGGCAAGCCCAATGTGATCAATCCTCTTGGATGCAACATGATCATGACCCACATGGCGGCTTTCCTGAGTACGGAACAATTTGAAAAATTCTATTTCCCCACCTTCAATAAAGTTTGCCATATAGCGGCAGAGCAGGGACAACCCATGCAGATCTTCCTGGAAGGAGACTGGACCCGTTTCATTGATCATCTGCAGGAATTGCCTCAAGGTACCCAGCTTTGGATGGAATACGGAGATCCGCAAAAATTCAAGGATAAATTGGGTAAAAAGATGGTACTGGGTGGATTCTATCCCCTTACGCTGCTGGGCAACGGTACCAAGCAGCAGTGCATCGACAAGGCGAAAGAATTGATCGATATTCTGGCTCCCGGTGGAAACTACCAGTTCATCACAGATAAATCGGCCTTGGCGCTAGGCGACGTCAATCCGGAAAACTACGTTGCCGTCCTGGAATACATTTTGGAAAACGGCAAGTATGACAATGCAGGAGAATTGGTCACTACCGAAAAGAAAGAAGATTCCATACAAAAATACTCCCATCTGTATCCGAAATTCGAATCCAAGTATGTGGAGAGTTTCGAAGAATTGACCAAAGACCATCCGCCGGCAGACCCAAGGGTGGAACCGTTGATGCGGGCGGCTCACGAAAAGTATCAGAACATGATCGATCGTTCCCGATTGTAG